In one window of Rhodopseudomonas palustris HaA2 DNA:
- a CDS encoding NAD(P)/FAD-dependent oxidoreductase, producing the protein MLDTAPNGKVTTLLALLDDALSANDPDRALELFQTDCYWRDLVAFTWNIKTMEGKDQVRDMLGARLNDTRPSNWRIADGEDATEADGVVESWIQFDTAVARGFGHLRLKDGRIWTLLTTMAELKGFEEPLGFDRPMGARHGVDPTRKTWKEERDAETAELGISRQPYCVIIGGGQGGIGLAARLRQLGVPTIIIEKNERPGDSWRKRYKSLCLHDPVWYDHLPYLPFPPNWPVFAPKDKIGDWLEMYAKVMELNYWGSTVCKRASYDDAKQQWTVVVERDGQEITLTPKQLVLATGMSAKPNLPSFEGMDLFKGDQHHSSQHPGPDAYKGKKAVVIGSNNSAHDICAALWEAGADVTMVQRSSTHVVKSDSLMELGLSALYSEQAVRNGMTTAKADLIFASLPYKILHEFQIPVYNAIREGDADFYKRLEAAGFMLDYGDDESGLFMKYLRRGSGYYIDVGACDLIADGRIKLKSNVGVTRLTEHAVILSDGTELPADVVVYATGYGSMNGFAADLISQDIADKVGKVWGLGSNTTKDPGPWEGEQRNMWKPTQQEGLWFHGGNLHQSRHYSQFLALQLKARMEGIPTPVYGLQPVHHLK; encoded by the coding sequence ATGCTCGACACTGCGCCGAATGGCAAAGTCACGACGCTGCTCGCTTTGTTGGACGATGCCCTGAGCGCGAACGACCCGGATCGCGCGCTCGAGCTGTTTCAAACCGACTGCTACTGGCGCGACCTCGTGGCCTTCACCTGGAACATCAAGACGATGGAAGGCAAGGACCAGGTCCGCGACATGCTCGGCGCGCGGCTGAACGACACCCGCCCGTCGAACTGGCGGATCGCCGACGGCGAGGACGCCACCGAGGCCGACGGCGTCGTCGAGAGCTGGATCCAGTTCGACACCGCGGTCGCGCGCGGCTTCGGCCATCTGCGCCTGAAGGACGGCCGGATCTGGACGCTGCTCACCACCATGGCGGAGCTGAAGGGTTTCGAGGAGCCGCTCGGCTTCGATCGCCCGATGGGCGCCAGGCACGGCGTCGATCCGACGCGCAAGACTTGGAAGGAGGAGCGTGACGCCGAGACGGCCGAACTCGGCATCAGCCGCCAGCCTTATTGCGTCATCATCGGCGGCGGCCAGGGCGGCATCGGACTCGCCGCCCGGCTGCGCCAGCTCGGCGTGCCGACCATCATCATCGAAAAGAATGAGCGCCCCGGCGATAGCTGGCGCAAGCGCTACAAGTCGCTCTGCCTGCACGATCCGGTCTGGTACGACCACCTCCCCTATCTGCCGTTCCCGCCGAACTGGCCGGTGTTCGCCCCGAAGGACAAGATCGGCGACTGGCTGGAAATGTACGCCAAGGTGATGGAGCTGAACTATTGGGGCTCGACGGTGTGCAAACGCGCTTCGTATGACGACGCGAAGCAGCAATGGACCGTGGTGGTCGAGCGCGACGGCCAGGAGATCACCCTGACGCCGAAACAGCTGGTGCTCGCCACTGGCATGTCGGCCAAGCCGAACCTACCGAGTTTCGAGGGCATGGACCTCTTCAAGGGCGACCAGCACCACTCCTCGCAGCATCCCGGCCCCGATGCCTACAAGGGCAAAAAGGCGGTGGTGATCGGCTCCAACAATTCCGCGCACGACATCTGCGCGGCGCTGTGGGAGGCCGGCGCCGACGTCACCATGGTGCAGCGCTCGTCGACCCACGTGGTGAAGTCGGACTCGCTGATGGAATTGGGCCTGTCCGCTCTTTATTCCGAACAGGCGGTGCGCAACGGCATGACGACGGCGAAGGCCGATCTGATCTTCGCCTCGCTGCCCTACAAGATCCTCCACGAATTCCAGATCCCGGTCTACAACGCGATCCGCGAAGGCGACGCCGATTTCTACAAGCGATTGGAAGCCGCCGGCTTCATGCTCGACTATGGCGACGACGAATCCGGCCTGTTCATGAAGTATCTGCGCCGCGGCTCCGGTTACTACATCGATGTCGGCGCCTGCGACCTGATCGCCGACGGCCGCATCAAGCTGAAAAGCAATGTCGGCGTGACCCGGCTCACTGAGCATGCGGTGATCCTCAGCGATGGCACCGAACTGCCAGCCGATGTCGTGGTCTACGCCACCGGCTACGGCTCGATGAACGGCTTCGCGGCGGATCTGATCTCGCAGGACATCGCCGACAAGGTCGGCAAGGTCTGGGGGCTCGGCTCGAACACCACCAAGGACCCGGGCCCGTGGGAAGGCGAACAGCGCAACATGTGGAAGCCGACGCAACAAGAGGGACTCTGGTTCCACGGCGGCAATCTGCACCAGTCGCGGCACTACTCGCAATTCCTCGCGCTGCAGCTCAAGGCGCGAATGGAGGGCATCCCCACGCCGGTGTATGGGTTACAGCCGGTGCACCATTTGAAGTGA
- a CDS encoding DUF2023 family protein — protein MGQSAELNSATLQIFNHHLYELSKGMRPLALMTMTAEAAAPVIARLQGRGIAHYVHEACPDRVNVVFGSRLAVKAVQRFLVGPLCELSAEHDFMLGILLGYDREMQCERYLGRCGEGTGASVELASAPPLALAADQTVLVS, from the coding sequence ATGGGTCAGTCGGCTGAGCTGAACAGCGCGACGCTGCAGATCTTCAATCATCATCTCTACGAGCTCTCGAAAGGGATGCGGCCGCTGGCGCTGATGACCATGACGGCCGAGGCGGCGGCGCCGGTGATCGCGCGGCTGCAGGGACGCGGCATTGCGCACTACGTCCACGAGGCGTGTCCCGACCGGGTCAATGTCGTGTTCGGCAGCCGGCTGGCGGTCAAGGCGGTGCAGCGCTTCCTGGTCGGGCCGTTGTGCGAATTGTCGGCCGAGCACGATTTCATGCTCGGCATCCTGCTCGGCTACGATCGCGAGATGCAGTGCGAGCGCTATCTCGGGCGCTGCGGGGAGGGCACCGGGGCGTCGGTCGAGCTGGCCTCGGCGCCGCCGCTGGCGCTCGCCGCGGATCAGACCGTGCTTGTGAGTTAG
- the fldA gene encoding flavodoxin FldA, translating into MSVNVIFGSDAGATKAVATRIAKHTNGRAIDIKAASVADFENCSLLILGSPTYGAGDLQTDWEAHLDKLQQARLTGKKVALFGTGDQVSYPDCFVDAMGVLYDLVVEQGATVVGFTATAGYDHTGSRAERDGQFVGLPLDQDNQSSKTEKRITEWVSRLS; encoded by the coding sequence ATGAGCGTGAACGTCATTTTCGGCTCCGACGCCGGAGCCACCAAAGCAGTAGCGACGCGTATCGCGAAACACACCAACGGACGGGCGATCGACATCAAGGCCGCGAGCGTCGCCGATTTCGAGAACTGCTCGTTGCTGATTCTCGGATCGCCGACCTACGGCGCCGGCGATCTGCAAACCGATTGGGAAGCCCATCTCGACAAGCTGCAGCAGGCCCGGCTGACCGGCAAGAAAGTGGCGCTGTTCGGCACCGGGGATCAGGTCAGCTATCCGGACTGCTTCGTTGACGCGATGGGCGTGCTGTACGATCTCGTCGTCGAGCAGGGCGCCACGGTGGTCGGCTTCACCGCGACCGCGGGCTACGATCACACCGGCTCGCGCGCGGAGCGCGACGGCCAGTTCGTCGGGCTGCCGCTGGATCAGGACAATCAGTCATCCAAGACCGAGAAGAGGATCACCGAATGGGTCAGTCGGCTGAGCTGA
- the cobF gene encoding precorrin-6A synthase (deacetylating), producing the protein MRKILLIGMGPGGADFLTMQAIEALDRARVFFLPDKGAEKAELREVREQICRRYITQPDARFVTVDIPQRDAAADDYRATVDDWHARIAARYRQILIDELPEDGCGAFLVWGDPTLYDSSLRILDRLRADGLPIDYEIIPGISAVQALAARHRIALNRIGESVVITTGRKLGAARRVADDTVVMLDGDETFAKIDPTGLDIYWGAYLGMKDEILIAGRLADVASAIQRARREARESKGWIMDAYLLRRADGDV; encoded by the coding sequence ATGCGCAAGATTCTCCTGATCGGAATGGGCCCCGGCGGCGCCGATTTCCTCACCATGCAGGCGATCGAGGCGCTCGATCGCGCGCGGGTGTTCTTCCTGCCCGACAAGGGCGCCGAGAAGGCGGAACTGCGCGAAGTCCGCGAGCAGATCTGCCGGCGCTACATCACGCAGCCCGACGCGCGCTTCGTCACCGTCGACATTCCGCAGCGCGACGCGGCGGCCGACGACTATCGCGCCACCGTCGACGATTGGCATGCGCGCATCGCCGCGCGCTATCGTCAGATCCTGATCGACGAACTGCCCGAGGACGGCTGCGGCGCGTTTCTGGTCTGGGGCGATCCGACGCTGTACGACAGTTCGCTGCGGATCTTGGATCGGTTGCGTGCGGATGGGCTGCCGATCGATTACGAGATCATTCCCGGCATCAGCGCCGTGCAGGCGCTGGCGGCGCGGCACCGCATCGCGCTCAACCGGATCGGCGAATCCGTCGTGATCACGACGGGGCGCAAACTCGGCGCCGCGCGCCGGGTCGCCGACGACACGGTGGTGATGCTCGATGGCGACGAGACCTTCGCCAAGATCGACCCGACCGGTCTCGACATTTACTGGGGCGCCTATCTCGGCATGAAGGACGAGATCCTGATCGCCGGGCGGCTCGCCGATGTCGCGTCGGCCATTCAACGCGCCCGGCGCGAGGCGCGCGAATCCAAAGGCTGGATCATGGATGCCTATCTGCTGCGCCGCGCCGACGGCGACGTGTAG
- the tcuA gene encoding FAD-dependent tricarballylate dehydrogenase TcuA codes for MNSTWDVAVIGGGLAGLCAAIAARRAGVSVRLLESAPPAFRGGNARHARNFRVVHDGPTPYVPDAYQPREFLDDLDRVTQGDGNHRLAQRLVAESDGIADWLMANGVALQAPDTGVVPYSRRTVFPLGGGKAIINALYATATDIGVAISTGSEVASLRRSTNGTWSIVATTAAPDAAAIDARSVVVCAGGAGADPAWLRSHYGASADRFMVRGTPYADGRMLADLIASGARSVGDPRVGHIVAVDARGPRFDGGIVTRITAIPYGMVVDGSATRIDAAGAGAEPTHYARWGPRIAACDAQTAYLVLDADGLQRAAPQAFPPISGATIADLAEALGLDPATLAQSVDAFNAARPAGAPPIAAAPFAAYPMRPGVTFMHYGVAVDDHMRIVWADDRRNDSLFAAGMIMAANVIGHGYLAGLGLTLAAVFGRLAGEEAARHVLG; via the coding sequence TTGAATTCGACATGGGATGTCGCGGTGATCGGAGGCGGGCTCGCCGGGCTGTGCGCGGCGATCGCCGCACGCCGCGCCGGCGTCTCGGTCCGCCTGCTGGAGAGCGCGCCCCCGGCGTTCCGCGGCGGCAATGCCCGCCATGCCCGCAATTTCCGCGTCGTACACGACGGGCCGACGCCCTATGTCCCCGACGCCTATCAGCCGCGTGAATTTCTCGACGACCTCGATCGCGTGACGCAAGGCGACGGCAATCATCGGCTCGCGCAGCGTCTGGTCGCGGAGTCGGACGGCATCGCGGACTGGCTGATGGCCAACGGCGTCGCGCTGCAGGCGCCCGACACCGGTGTCGTGCCGTATTCCCGCCGCACCGTGTTTCCGCTGGGTGGCGGCAAGGCGATAATCAACGCGCTCTATGCCACTGCGACCGACATCGGAGTCGCGATCAGCACCGGCAGCGAAGTGGCATCGCTTCGCCGATCCACCAACGGCACCTGGAGCATCGTCGCCACGACGGCAGCGCCCGACGCAGCGGCGATCGATGCCCGCAGCGTCGTGGTCTGTGCCGGCGGCGCCGGCGCCGATCCGGCGTGGCTGCGATCGCATTACGGCGCCAGCGCCGATCGCTTCATGGTCCGCGGCACGCCCTATGCCGACGGGCGGATGCTGGCCGATCTGATCGCCAGCGGCGCACGCAGCGTCGGCGATCCGCGCGTTGGCCATATCGTGGCGGTGGACGCGCGCGGGCCGCGGTTCGACGGCGGCATCGTCACCCGGATCACCGCGATCCCCTACGGAATGGTGGTCGATGGTTCGGCGACGCGGATCGACGCCGCCGGCGCCGGCGCCGAGCCGACGCATTATGCCCGCTGGGGGCCGCGGATCGCCGCCTGCGACGCTCAGACGGCCTATCTGGTTCTCGACGCCGACGGATTGCAGCGGGCGGCGCCGCAGGCGTTTCCGCCGATCAGCGGCGCGACCATCGCCGACCTCGCCGAAGCGCTCGGGCTCGATCCGGCGACGCTCGCGCAAAGCGTCGACGCCTTCAACGCCGCGCGGCCCGCCGGCGCGCCGCCGATCGCGGCCGCGCCGTTCGCCGCCTATCCGATGCGCCCCGGCGTCACCTTCATGCACTACGGAGTCGCAGTCGACGACCACATGCGGATCGTCTGGGCCGACGACCGCCGCAACGACAGCCTGTTTGCGGCCGGCATGATCATGGCGGCCAATGTGATCGGGCACGGCTATCTGGCGGGCCTCGGCCTCACCCTCGCGGCCGTATTCGGGCGGCTCGCTGGAGAGGAGGCGGCGCGTCATGTTCTCGGGTGA
- the tcuB gene encoding tricarballylate utilization 4Fe-4S protein TcuB, producing the protein MFSGEMPTDELTAEAERVLRICTACMYCDGLCPVFPAIDGKHRFDLSDLNYLANLCHNCRGCWYACQYTPPHPFAVNLPATLAAVRRRSYADYLWPAAFRRAFRAPVAGIVAIVSLIMLATLALVLMSRPPAALFGADDSEGAFYRVLPWSVMAGAAGASLLWAVGCIALATLRFWRAIAPDVPRGALLRALAPALRDIVTLRHLGGGGPGCNDIGERTSQRRRLFHHVMVAGFAGTLLSTVTAAIYHHGFGVAAPYPLTSLPVLLGLVGGVVMLAGIGGLLWIEYRADSEPADRTEVALNVAFLVLLGLVTLSGLAVLALRDTPAMGLLLAGHLGLVFGLFLVLPFSKAVHAPFRAAALLRAAAEKAAAVARRKPDRG; encoded by the coding sequence ATGTTCTCGGGTGAGATGCCGACCGATGAACTGACTGCGGAGGCCGAGCGCGTGCTGCGGATCTGCACCGCCTGCATGTATTGCGACGGGCTGTGCCCGGTGTTTCCGGCGATCGACGGCAAGCATCGATTCGATCTCAGCGACCTCAACTATCTCGCCAATCTCTGCCACAATTGCCGCGGCTGCTGGTACGCGTGCCAGTACACGCCGCCGCATCCGTTCGCGGTCAATCTGCCCGCCACGCTGGCCGCGGTGCGGCGGCGATCCTATGCGGACTATCTGTGGCCGGCCGCATTCCGCCGCGCCTTCCGCGCGCCGGTCGCCGGCATCGTCGCGATCGTGAGCCTCATCATGCTCGCCACCCTCGCTCTGGTGCTGATGTCGCGGCCGCCCGCGGCGCTGTTCGGCGCCGACGACAGCGAGGGCGCGTTCTATCGCGTGCTGCCATGGTCGGTCATGGCCGGCGCCGCCGGCGCGTCGCTGCTGTGGGCGGTCGGCTGCATCGCGCTGGCGACGCTGCGGTTCTGGCGCGCGATCGCACCCGACGTGCCGCGCGGCGCGCTGCTCCGCGCGCTGGCGCCGGCGTTGCGCGACATCGTCACGCTGCGCCATCTCGGCGGCGGCGGGCCGGGCTGCAACGACATCGGCGAGCGCACCTCGCAGCGCCGCCGGCTGTTTCACCATGTGATGGTCGCGGGCTTCGCCGGCACCTTGCTGTCGACCGTCACCGCGGCGATCTATCATCACGGCTTCGGCGTCGCCGCGCCCTATCCGCTCACCAGCCTGCCGGTGCTGCTCGGCCTCGTCGGCGGCGTCGTGATGCTGGCGGGAATCGGCGGGCTGCTGTGGATCGAATATCGCGCCGATTCCGAGCCCGCCGACCGCACCGAAGTCGCACTCAACGTCGCCTTCCTGGTGCTGCTCGGGCTCGTCACCCTCAGCGGGCTCGCCGTGCTGGCGCTTCGCGACACGCCGGCAATGGGGCTGCTGCTGGCCGGCCATCTCGGGCTGGTGTTCGGGCTGTTCCTCGTGCTGCCATTCTCGAAGGCCGTCCACGCCCCGTTCCGGGCCGCCGCCCTGCTGCGCGCCGCCGCCGAGAAGGCCGCGGCGGTCGCGAGGCGCAAACCCGATCGCGGCTGA
- a CDS encoding precorrin-8X methylmutase, protein MSYTYETNGDAIYRQSFAIIRAEAQLDRFDRDEEIVAVRIIHASGMVEVAADIVFTSGFVAAGRAALQAGAPILCDAQMVANGVTRKRLPADNEVICTLGDPRVPALAAQLGTTRSAAALELWRERLDGAVVAIGNAPTALFRLLEILGEPGAPRPAAIVGIPVGFVGAAESKEALLEAAPAPCVIVRGRRGGSAMTAAAINALASEVE, encoded by the coding sequence ATGAGCTACACCTACGAAACCAATGGCGACGCGATCTATCGGCAGTCCTTCGCGATCATCCGCGCCGAGGCGCAGCTCGATCGCTTCGACCGCGACGAGGAGATCGTCGCGGTGCGGATCATTCACGCCAGCGGCATGGTCGAGGTTGCGGCCGACATCGTCTTCACCTCCGGTTTCGTCGCGGCGGGCCGCGCGGCCCTGCAGGCGGGCGCGCCGATCCTGTGCGACGCGCAGATGGTCGCCAACGGCGTCACCCGCAAGCGACTGCCGGCCGACAACGAGGTGATCTGTACGCTCGGCGATCCGCGCGTCCCGGCCCTCGCCGCGCAGCTCGGCACCACGCGCTCCGCCGCGGCGCTCGAATTGTGGCGCGAGCGGCTCGACGGCGCCGTGGTGGCGATCGGCAATGCGCCGACCGCACTGTTCCGGCTGCTGGAAATCCTCGGCGAACCCGGCGCACCGCGCCCCGCTGCGATCGTCGGCATCCCGGTCGGTTTCGTCGGCGCGGCGGAATCCAAAGAGGCGTTGCTCGAGGCGGCCCCCGCACCCTGCGTCATCGTCCGCGGCCGTCGCGGCGGCAGCGCGATGACGGCGGCGGCGATCAACGCGCTGGCGAGCGAAGTCGAATGA
- a CDS encoding precorrin-2 C(20)-methyltransferase has protein sequence MTRPTVYGVGVGPGDPDLMSVRAARLVGAAKVVAYFRKAGRAGHARTIVEGLLADGVVEEPLDYPVTTEIPLDDPAYASTLRSFYEDCVARLSAHVAQGRDVVVLCEGDPFLYGSFMHLYHRLLGDVPVVVVPGISGMAACWTASGTPITYGDDVLCVVPATLNATRLAEALKTGDAFVIMKLGRNLPKVRRSLEAAGLLDRAVYVERGAMAGETVMRLADKPDDAAPYFSMILVHGQGRRP, from the coding sequence ATGACCCGCCCGACCGTCTATGGCGTCGGCGTGGGCCCCGGCGATCCGGACCTGATGAGCGTCCGTGCTGCACGGCTGGTCGGCGCCGCCAAGGTCGTCGCTTACTTCAGGAAGGCCGGGCGCGCCGGCCACGCCCGCACCATCGTCGAAGGCCTGCTCGCCGACGGCGTCGTCGAGGAGCCGCTCGACTATCCGGTGACCACCGAAATCCCGCTCGACGATCCCGCTTACGCTTCGACGCTGCGCAGCTTCTACGAGGACTGCGTCGCGCGGCTGTCGGCGCATGTCGCGCAAGGCCGCGACGTGGTCGTGCTGTGCGAAGGCGATCCGTTTCTCTACGGCTCGTTCATGCACCTCTATCATCGGCTGCTCGGCGATGTGCCGGTGGTCGTGGTGCCCGGCATCTCCGGCATGGCGGCGTGCTGGACGGCGAGCGGGACGCCAATCACCTATGGCGACGACGTGCTGTGCGTCGTGCCCGCGACACTGAATGCGACACGGCTCGCCGAAGCGCTGAAGACCGGCGACGCCTTCGTCATCATGAAGCTCGGCCGCAATCTTCCCAAGGTCCGGCGTTCGCTCGAAGCCGCCGGGCTGCTCGATCGCGCCGTCTATGTCGAGCGCGGCGCGATGGCCGGCGAGACGGTGATGCGCCTCGCCGACAAGCCGGACGATGCGGCGCCGTACTTCTCGATGATCCTCGTCCATGGACAGGGACGACGGCCATGA
- the cobJ gene encoding precorrin-3B C(17)-methyltransferase, with protein MTGSVVVAGLGPGAQELITPEVTAALDAATDLVGYAPYVARVAARNDVRRHASDNREEIDRASFALRLASEGRHVVIVSSGDPGVFAMAAALFEAIEAGDPAWRDLDIRVLPGISAMFAAAARIGAPLGHDFCAINLSDNLKPWETVEKRLRAAAEADFVIALYNPISKARQWQLDRAFELLRGIHPASVPVIFATAVSEPHQRIDVVPLGDALPSRADMRTVVMIGSSQTRLIPRADGGSYVYTPRSLKAPS; from the coding sequence ATGACCGGATCGGTCGTCGTCGCAGGTCTTGGCCCAGGTGCTCAGGAGCTGATCACACCCGAAGTAACCGCGGCGCTGGACGCCGCGACCGATCTGGTCGGCTACGCGCCCTATGTCGCCCGCGTCGCAGCGCGCAACGATGTCCGCCGGCACGCTTCCGACAATCGCGAGGAGATCGATCGCGCCTCGTTCGCGCTTCGGCTCGCGAGCGAGGGGCGGCATGTGGTGATCGTGTCCTCCGGCGACCCCGGCGTATTCGCGATGGCGGCGGCGCTGTTCGAGGCGATCGAGGCCGGCGACCCGGCGTGGCGCGACCTCGACATCCGCGTGCTGCCCGGCATCAGCGCGATGTTCGCCGCCGCAGCGCGGATCGGCGCGCCGCTCGGCCATGATTTCTGCGCGATCAACCTGTCTGACAATCTCAAGCCGTGGGAGACCGTCGAGAAGCGGCTGCGCGCGGCGGCCGAAGCCGACTTCGTGATCGCGCTGTACAATCCGATCTCGAAAGCGCGGCAATGGCAGCTCGACCGCGCCTTCGAACTGTTGCGCGGCATCCATCCGGCGTCGGTGCCGGTGATCTTCGCCACCGCCGTCAGCGAGCCTCACCAGCGCATCGACGTCGTGCCGCTCGGCGATGCGCTTCCGAGCCGTGCGGACATGCGCACCGTGGTGATGATCGGATCGTCGCAGACGCGGCTCATCCCCCGCGCCGACGGCGGCAGCTATGTCTATACGCCACGCTCGCTGAAGGCGCCGTCATGA